The genomic DNA ACAACACCGATCCGAACGAGCCGGTATTGTTCACCGTAAACGTGCCGCCTTCCATATCGGCCGAACCGAGACGTCCGCCGCGCACTTTTCCGGACAGGTCATGCACACTTTTCGCGAGCCCTTTAATGCTTTTTTCATCCGCGTCATGAATGACCGGGACATAAAGCGCGTCGTCCGTCGCAACCGCAACAGAGATGTTGATCGCTTTCTTGCGAATAATTTTGTCTCCCGCCCACATCGCATTCATTTGCGGGAATTCCTGCAGTGCTTCGACGACCGCTTTGATGAAAAACGGCAGAAACGTCAAACTATAGCCTTCCTTCTGCTTAAACTCGCCTTTCACGCGATTTCGAAGCTGAACGAGGTCCGTAACGTCGACCTCAACCATCATCCACGCGTGCGGCGCTTCGTGCTTGGATTTCACCATATTTGCCGCAATCGCTTTTCGGACGCCGGACACTGGAATCTCGACGTCGCCTTGGGAAGCGGATACCGGCGCTTGTCTTTCCGACGTTACTTGCTGTTTCACACGTTCTTCCGATTTCGCAGCGCCGCCCGATTCGAGCCATTTTTCAACGTCTTTTCGCGTGATCCTTCCGCCGCGTCCCGTGCCCTCGACTTGTTCGAGATCAATGCCGTTCTCTTGCGCAAGACGAAGCACTGCCGGCGAATAACGTTTTTTCATCGATTCGTCGCCGCCTGTACTTTCACTCCCGCCAGTCTCTGACGGCTTCTCCCTTACCTGCGTCGATTGCGGCACGTCTTCAGCCGGAGTTGCGGCACCTTCAACTTCAATATAAGCGACAAGTTCGCCGACTTCGAGCGTTTCGCCTTCACCGGCAACGAGCTCTTTGATCGTTCCCGTAAAAGACGACGGGATTTCGGCGTTGACTTTGTCCGTCATCACTTCGGCGATTGGATCGTATTTTTTTACGGAATCGCCTTCTTTGACGAGCCATTTGCTGATCGTCCCCTCTGTCACGCTTTCTCCGAGCTGGGGCATGTTTATTTTTTCCGTAGCCATTGTATCCCTCCTGCACATATGTCCGAGAATCGCTTAAAATTCCGCTAAATCACGCATCGCCGTCTCGACTTTTTCGCCGTTGACCATAAAGAACTTCTCCATCGGCGACGCAAAAGGCATTGCCGGGATGTCGGGCCCCGCCAATCGGTGGATCGGTGCGTCCAAATCGAACAAACAATGCTCGGATATGATCGCAGCCACTTCCCCGATCACGCTGCCTTCTTTATTGTCTTCAGTAATCAAAAGCACTTTGCCGGTTTTGGAAGCCGCTTCGATGATCGCTTCTTTATCGAGCGGATAGATTGTGCGCAAGTCGAGAACATGCGCCGATATACCATCGGCTTCGAGCTTCTCGGCCGCTTGCATCGCCAAATGCGTACAAAGCCCGTACGTAATAACGGTGATATCGTTCCCTTCCCGCTTTACATCGGCTTTGCCGATTTCCAAAACGTAATCGTCTTCGGGCACTTCGCTTTTTAACAGCCGATACCCCCGTTTATGTTCGAAAAACAACACCGGATCGTCATCACGAATCGCCGCTTTCAGCAATCCTTTTGCATCATAAGGAGTGGATGGCATGACAATTTTCAACCCCGGAGTGTTCGCGAAGATCGCTTCCACCGACTGTGAGTGATACAACGCTCCATGCACACCTCCGCCGTAGGGGGCACGTATGGTCAGCGGGCAGTGCCAATCGTTGTTAGAACGATATCGAATTTTCGCGGCTTCGGAGATGATTTGATTCACCGCAGGCATGATAAAATCAGCAAATTGAATCTCTGCGACCGGCCGTTTGCCGTACATCGCAGCACCGATGCTTACGCCGACGATCGCCGATTCCGAAAGCGGCGAATCGATGACCCGCTCCTCGCCGAATTGTTCAATCAAACCGCTTGTGGCACGAAATACGCCTCCGCGAACGCCGACATCTTCGCCGAACACGAAAATATTTTCATCTCGTTCCATTTCTTCTCTTAACGCTTGTGTAATCGCATCAATATATGAAATGACAGGCATCGTTTTCCCCTCCATCTACAACTGTTTTACTTTTCCGCATACACGTAGTGCATCGCAGATTCCGCCTCTGCAAAAGCCGCGTTTTCCGCATAATCCGTCGCCTCGTCAACGAGACGATCGATGGTTTCGACGATGGCTTTTTCTTTTGCTTCATCCATGACGCCGTTTTCCCGTAAATAAGCGGAAAATATCCGCAAAGCATCTTTGTTCTTCGCTTCTTCCACTTCCGCTTTTTCGCGGTAAGTCATATCGTCATCGTCGCTCGAGTGAGGAGTTAAGCGATACGAAACCGTTTCGATCAAGGTCGGTCCTTCACCGTTTCGCGCCCGGTCCGCCGCCTTTTTCACAGCTTCGTAAACCGCCAAAGGATCGTTGCCGTCGATCGTTTCGCCCGGCATGCCGTAACCAATCGCGCGGTCGGAAACTTTCGCACAGGCGAGTTGCTTATGAATGGGAACTGAGATCGCGTACTTGTTGTTCTCACACATGAAAATGACGGGAAGCTTATGAACCCCGGCAAAATTCGCTGCTTCGTGAAAATCTCCCTGATTTGAAGAACCTTCTCCGAATGTTGTCAAACTAACGATCGCCTTTCCGTCCATTTTCGCCGCCAACGCAACGCCGACGGCATGAGGAATTTGCGTTGCCACCGGAGAGGACTGGGTTAAAATCCGATTTTTCTTTTGCCCGAAATGTCCCGGCATTTGTCGACCGCCTGAATTCGGATCTTCGGCTTTGGCAAAACCGGAGAGCATGATGTCCTTCGCCGTCATTCCAAACATGAGTACCATTCCAAGGTCGCGATAATAGGGGGCAATGTAATCCTTCCCGCGGTCAAGCGCCATCGCTGCACCTATCTGGGCGCCTTCTTGGCCTTGACAGGAAATGACGAACGGAATTTTTCCCGAACGGTTCAACAACCACATCCGTTCGTCGATCTTTCGCGCCAATAACATTTGTTCGTACATTTCCAATACTTGTTCGTTCGTCAATCCAAGCTGTTCATGCCGTAGTGCCATAATCGATAGACCTCCTTCTTCCTGTCACTGAATGTTTAATAATGAATCGCTTTTCCATCAACGGCGAGTGCGGCTTCGCCAATGATTTCCGCGAGCGACGGATGAGGATGTATCGTTTCCGCCACTTCCCACGACGCGGCATCCAACACGCGCGCCAACGCAGCTTCGGAAATCATGTCGGTGACATGGGGACCGACCATGTGAACGCCGAGCAGATCATCGTTCTTTTTATTGGAAACCAATTTCACGAATCCGTCGGATTCCCCGTATATCAACGCTTTTCCGATTGCCGCGAACGGAAATTTGCCGATTTTGACGTCGTATCCTTGATCGAGCGCTTGCTTTTCTGTCAATCCGACACTGGCGGTTTCCGGACGGGAATAAACACAGCGAGGGACGAGCGTCTCGTCAATCGGTTGAGGATTTTGGTCGCACATGTGCTCCACGGCCACGATGCCTTCGTGTGAAGCCGCATGAGCCAATTGCAACCCTCCGACGACATCTCCAATCGCATAAATGTGTGATTCGGCCGTCTGATAATAGTCATTCGTTTGAATGAAACCGCTTTCAGTCTTAACGGAACTGTTTTCGAGACCGATTCCTTCAATATTCGGCGCTCTCCCAACGGAAACGAGCATTTTATCAGCGGCAAACGTTTCATTCTTTCCACCGCGTTCCGCCTCAATCTTCACATCGTCACCAATCTTCAGCGTATCGGCAAGTACTTTTGCTTCCGTAACGATGTTCACGCCTTTTTGCCGCATCAATTTCGTCATTTCACTTGAAATGTCTTCGTCTTCCAAAGGCAAGATGCGGTCGGCATATTCAAGAATCGTTACGCTCACACCAAAGTCGGCAAACATCGATGCCCATTCGATTCCGATGACGCCTCCTCCAACGATGATGATCGACTCGGGCAGGCGATCTAAGTTCACAGCTTCGTCCGATGTTAAAACCCGTTCTCCGTCGATTTCAAGCCCAGGCAATGAACGCGGACGCGAACCGGTAGCAACAATAACATTTTTCGGTACGAGCATTTCATTTTCCTCGCCGTTGTTCATCTCAACCGATATCGTTCCCGGCATCGGAGAAAAGATGGAAGGACCGAGAATGCGGCCCGTGCCTTCATAAACATCGATTTTTCCTTTACGCAGCAAACCGCGCACGCCGTTATGGAGCTGATCAATGATTTTCTTTTTCCGCTCATGCGCTTTTTCGTAATCAAGCGTGATTTCTTTTACATTTATCCCGAATGACTCGGCATTTTTCGCCGTCGCATACACTTCCGCGCTGCGAAGCAATGCTTTGCTCGGAATGCAGCCGCGATGCAAACACGTGCCTCCGAGCCGGTCCTTTTCCACAATCGCCGTTTTCAATCCGAGCTGTGAAGCGCGAATCGCTGCGACGTAACCGCCTGTACCGCCGCCGAGCACGACGAGATCATATTCTTTTGCCATGGCGAAACCCTCCTTCGATATGCGGCGATCAACCGCGTCTGCTTAATATGTGATGACCATTTAATAAAAACTGCGAGCGCGAGTTTTTCATGCGCGCGATTCTTTCTTCGGCAAGCCTGTCTGCCGCTGCATAAGTAGGAATGCCGTCCCTTTTTGAAATTTCAAAAACACGTGCGACGTTATCATAAATCGCTTCGACCTTTTTCATGGCTCGCTCGCGATTGTAACCGTGCAATTCGTCGGCGACATTAATGACTCCGCCGGCATTTATGACGTAATCGGGGGCATAGGCCACGCCCATTTCATGCAGCTGTTCCCCGTGAGATTCGTCTTTCAGCTGATTATTCGCTGAACCTGCAACCACTTTTGCTTTCAATTGCGTGATCGTTTCGTCATTGATGATCGCTCCGAGCGCGCATGGAGCGAAAATGTCGCATTGGACTCCGTAAATTTCATCGGGATCGACGGCTTTCGCATCGAAATCGTTCACCGCGCGGTCAACCGCCGCTTTGTTAATGTCAGTTACAATCAAATTCGCACCTTCTTCGTGCAAATGATTGCACAATTCATAGGCAACATGACCAACGCCCTGTACGGCAACGGTCTTGCCGCTCAACGAATCCGTTCCGAATGCTTCATACGCCGCAGCTTTCATGCCGCGGTAAACCCCGTAAGCCGTTACCGGGGAAGGATTTCCTGAAGAACCGAAAGCCGCCGAAATTCCCGTGACAAAATTCGT from Bacillales bacterium includes the following:
- the bcd gene encoding branched-chain amino acid dehydrogenase, which encodes MELFSYMERYDYEQLVFCQDQDSGLKAIIAIHDTTLGPALGGTRMWKYDSEEAAIEDALRLAKGMTYKNAAAGLNLGGGKTVIIGDPRKDKNEAMFRAFGRYIQSLNGRYITAEDVGTTVEDMDTIHEETNFVTGISAAFGSSGNPSPVTAYGVYRGMKAAAYEAFGTDSLSGKTVAVQGVGHVAYELCNHLHEEGANLIVTDINKAAVDRAVNDFDAKAVDPDEIYGVQCDIFAPCALGAIINDETITQLKAKVVAGSANNQLKDESHGEQLHEMGVAYAPDYVINAGGVINVADELHGYNRERAMKKVEAIYDNVARVFEISKRDGIPTYAAADRLAEERIARMKNSRSQFLLNGHHILSRRG
- a CDS encoding alpha-ketoacid dehydrogenase subunit beta; this encodes MPVISYIDAITQALREEMERDENIFVFGEDVGVRGGVFRATSGLIEQFGEERVIDSPLSESAIVGVSIGAAMYGKRPVAEIQFADFIMPAVNQIISEAAKIRYRSNNDWHCPLTIRAPYGGGVHGALYHSQSVEAIFANTPGLKIVMPSTPYDAKGLLKAAIRDDDPVLFFEHKRGYRLLKSEVPEDDYVLEIGKADVKREGNDITVITYGLCTHLAMQAAEKLEADGISAHVLDLRTIYPLDKEAIIEAASKTGKVLLITEDNKEGSVIGEVAAIISEHCLFDLDAPIHRLAGPDIPAMPFASPMEKFFMVNGEKVETAMRDLAEF
- a CDS encoding dihydrolipoamide acetyltransferase family protein, whose product is MATEKINMPQLGESVTEGTISKWLVKEGDSVKKYDPIAEVMTDKVNAEIPSSFTGTIKELVAGEGETLEVGELVAYIEVEGAATPAEDVPQSTQVREKPSETGGSESTGGDESMKKRYSPAVLRLAQENGIDLEQVEGTGRGGRITRKDVEKWLESGGAAKSEERVKQQVTSERQAPVSASQGDVEIPVSGVRKAIAANMVKSKHEAPHAWMMVEVDVTDLVQLRNRVKGEFKQKEGYSLTFLPFFIKAVVEALQEFPQMNAMWAGDKIIRKKAINISVAVATDDALYVPVIHDADEKSIKGLAKSVHDLSGKVRGGRLGSADMEGGTFTVNNTGSFGSVLSTPIINHPQAAILSVEAIVKRPVIKDGMIAIRDIVNLCLSLDHRVLDGLVCGRFLASVKEKLETMNEDTTSIY
- the lpdA gene encoding dihydrolipoyl dehydrogenase, which produces MAKEYDLVVLGGGTGGYVAAIRASQLGLKTAIVEKDRLGGTCLHRGCIPSKALLRSAEVYATAKNAESFGINVKEITLDYEKAHERKKKIIDQLHNGVRGLLRKGKIDVYEGTGRILGPSIFSPMPGTISVEMNNGEENEMLVPKNVIVATGSRPRSLPGLEIDGERVLTSDEAVNLDRLPESIIIVGGGVIGIEWASMFADFGVSVTILEYADRILPLEDEDISSEMTKLMRQKGVNIVTEAKVLADTLKIGDDVKIEAERGGKNETFAADKMLVSVGRAPNIEGIGLENSSVKTESGFIQTNDYYQTAESHIYAIGDVVGGLQLAHAASHEGIVAVEHMCDQNPQPIDETLVPRCVYSRPETASVGLTEKQALDQGYDVKIGKFPFAAIGKALIYGESDGFVKLVSNKKNDDLLGVHMVGPHVTDMISEAALARVLDAASWEVAETIHPHPSLAEIIGEAALAVDGKAIHY
- a CDS encoding thiamine pyrophosphate-dependent dehydrogenase E1 component subunit alpha produces the protein MALRHEQLGLTNEQVLEMYEQMLLARKIDERMWLLNRSGKIPFVISCQGQEGAQIGAAMALDRGKDYIAPYYRDLGMVLMFGMTAKDIMLSGFAKAEDPNSGGRQMPGHFGQKKNRILTQSSPVATQIPHAVGVALAAKMDGKAIVSLTTFGEGSSNQGDFHEAANFAGVHKLPVIFMCENNKYAISVPIHKQLACAKVSDRAIGYGMPGETIDGNDPLAVYEAVKKAADRARNGEGPTLIETVSYRLTPHSSDDDDMTYREKAEVEEAKNKDALRIFSAYLRENGVMDEAKEKAIVETIDRLVDEATDYAENAAFAEAESAMHYVYAEK